A genomic segment from Geitlerinema sp. PCC 7407 encodes:
- a CDS encoding TrkA family potassium uptake protein, with protein sequence MNLSALNFFHSLRADTKQFSVIGLGRFGRAVSTTLHRLGYEVLGIDSDDRRVSQALSDQIAAHALQLDSTDPTALKEAGVYEFDTVIVAIGNYVQESIITTLNLKEAGVAHVVAKASSEIHGKLLKRVGADHVVFPEHEMGCSLARSLTKPSILDRFDLDPDHSIVELIVPEKFNGKSIAELELRNRYGLNVLAVGNNSKFAINPSSNTRLFKGQAMVVIGSNRDIDRLPI encoded by the coding sequence GTGAACTTATCTGCTCTGAATTTTTTTCATAGCCTGCGCGCCGATACCAAACAGTTTTCTGTGATTGGCCTGGGGCGTTTTGGGCGGGCTGTGTCCACCACGCTCCATCGCCTAGGCTACGAGGTGCTGGGCATCGACTCCGACGATCGCCGGGTCAGTCAGGCTCTCAGCGACCAGATCGCGGCCCACGCCCTGCAGCTCGACTCCACGGACCCGACGGCGCTCAAAGAGGCGGGAGTGTACGAGTTTGATACGGTGATTGTGGCCATTGGTAACTATGTCCAAGAAAGCATCATCACGACGCTCAATCTGAAGGAAGCGGGGGTGGCCCACGTGGTGGCCAAGGCGTCCTCGGAGATTCACGGCAAGCTGCTCAAGCGAGTGGGCGCAGATCATGTGGTGTTCCCAGAGCACGAGATGGGCTGCTCCTTGGCGCGATCGCTCACCAAGCCGAGCATTCTCGATCGCTTTGATCTTGACCCCGACCACAGCATTGTGGAGCTGATCGTGCCAGAAAAGTTCAACGGCAAGAGCATTGCTGAGCTGGAGCTGCGCAACCGCTACGGCCTGAATGTGCTGGCGGTGGGCAACAACAGCAAATTTGCCATTAATCCCAGCTCGAATACGCGCCTATTTAAGGGGCAGGCGATGGTGGTGATTGGCTCCAACCGAGACATCGATCGTCTCCCGATCTAA
- a CDS encoding anhydro-N-acetylmuramic acid kinase, with protein MRVIGLISGTSVDGIDAALVEISGTQADLQATLVAGHTFSYPAALREQILAVCADGPLSMAALAELDDAIALQFAEAAIALQQDHGPAALIGSHGQTVFHRPATADRLGYSLQLGRGAAIAHRTGLPTITNFRAADIAAGGQGAPLVPAVDAILLRHPTRYRCVQNLGGIGNVTYLPPQTCDEAVRGWDTGPANALLDLAVQHFSQGAQRYDQGGAWAAQGQPCEPLVQRWLQQPFFQEEPPKSTGRELFGPAYLAQCLEDAAAYQLTPADTLATLTELTAASVAQEYQRLAVSPEEILLCGGGSRNCYLRDRLQARLPSARVLTTDDAGLSADFKEAIAFAVLAYWRHHHLPGNLPSVTGAQQSVPLGEIHYVGGSGPC; from the coding sequence ATGCGCGTGATTGGCCTGATCAGCGGGACGTCGGTGGACGGCATCGATGCGGCGCTGGTGGAGATCTCGGGGACTCAGGCAGATCTCCAGGCGACGCTGGTGGCGGGGCACACCTTCAGCTACCCGGCGGCTCTGCGGGAGCAGATTTTGGCGGTGTGCGCTGATGGGCCGCTGTCGATGGCGGCTTTGGCGGAGCTGGACGACGCGATCGCCCTTCAGTTTGCCGAAGCGGCGATCGCCCTCCAGCAAGACCATGGACCCGCTGCCCTGATCGGCTCCCACGGCCAGACCGTTTTTCATCGGCCCGCCACCGCCGATCGCCTGGGCTACAGCCTCCAGCTGGGCCGGGGAGCGGCGATCGCCCACCGCACCGGCCTTCCCACCATCACCAACTTCCGCGCCGCCGACATCGCGGCGGGCGGCCAGGGAGCGCCCCTGGTGCCCGCCGTGGACGCCATCTTGCTGCGCCACCCCACCCGCTACCGCTGCGTCCAGAACCTCGGCGGCATCGGCAACGTCACCTACCTCCCGCCCCAAACCTGCGACGAAGCGGTGCGCGGATGGGACACCGGCCCCGCCAATGCCCTGCTGGACTTGGCGGTGCAGCACTTTTCCCAGGGAGCGCAGCGCTACGACCAAGGCGGGGCCTGGGCCGCTCAGGGACAGCCCTGTGAGCCCCTGGTGCAGCGGTGGTTGCAGCAGCCCTTTTTCCAGGAGGAGCCCCCCAAGTCCACGGGGCGAGAGCTGTTTGGGCCGGCCTACCTGGCCCAGTGCCTGGAAGACGCAGCGGCCTATCAGTTGACCCCAGCAGACACGTTGGCGACCCTGACTGAGCTGACAGCGGCCTCCGTCGCCCAGGAATATCAGCGCTTGGCCGTCAGCCCCGAGGAAATACTGTTGTGCGGCGGCGGCAGTCGCAATTGCTACCTGCGCGATCGCCTACAGGCGCGGCTGCCCTCAGCTCGCGTGCTCACGACCGACGATGCGGGCCTGAGCGCTGACTTCAAGGAGGCCATTGCCTTTGCCGTGCTCGCCTACTGGCGACACCATCACCTGCCGGGCAATTTGCCCTCGGTGACGGGGGCTCAGCAGTCGGTACCTCTAGGGGAAATCCATTACGTAGGCGGATCTGGCCCGTGCTAG